A region of Oncorhynchus kisutch isolate 150728-3 linkage group LG29, Okis_V2, whole genome shotgun sequence DNA encodes the following proteins:
- the LOC109873857 gene encoding retinal guanylyl cyclase 2-like isoform X2 yields MLRQLYQLHSSLHEWASTYLTTPVLTEAKFPSPPHGAWLLWFLLACLSVPCAARSTSTVFKVGVVGPWKCDPLFAKALPQTAAQLAVERINNDPSLSLGTTFEYVIIDEDCQTSMALKGFLGHYARANAFLGPVNPGYCDAASLLANNWNKALFSWTCVNYELDDRSRHLTFARTVPSPTWVLLSLVRHFRWAHIGIISSAEDVWVDTGSKVADALRSYGLPVTTVVSTDKDPASIRLALTRVKRAENIRMVILCMHSVLIGGHIQRLLLETALDMHLTDGSLVFIPYDTLLYSLPYRDVRYPALINNGKLRRAYDAVLTVTMDSEENSFYKAYQKTVNVGGVPRHIKLHQISPLFGTIYSSILFMANALQNVRDAGEWRSGANLVRHSRNMAFYGFSQRVRTNGSGASLLKYVVLDTDGQSWPLLPTHCVDLEAGMVMSLGRSIHFPGGVQPSPDSSCWFIPGTLCTGGGVDPFHLIIVFLCILLTIIFSSGLYYCIRRRINQISLVRGPDKIMLTLADVIFINPSLSNKKLSLDESKVGDMRRKPSDTDRQSLSTPFSDSTVTPATYANSNIAIFEGDWAWMKRLPSGNFKAITPQTSDVFELMKDIRHENVNLFLGFFLDCGVFGIMTEYCSRSSLQDLLSNSDVKLDWMFKTSLLLDLIKGMKYLHLRGVCHGRLKSRNCVVDGRFVLKLTDYGYNKILMAQRFPYEDPSAEELLWTAPEILRSPHPGLCGTQLGDVYSFAIIMQEVVLRGPPFCMLDLSAEDVIQKVRNSPPLCRPVVSPDHAPLECIQLMKQCWNEQADRRPHFNDIFDQFKNINKGRKTNIIDSMLRMLEQYSSNLEELIRERTEELEIEKLKTEKLLTQMLPPSVADVLKVGGTVEPEHFENVTLYFSDIVGFTTISANSEPIEVVDLLNDLYTLFDAIIGNHDVYKVETIGDAYMVASGLPVPNGNRHAAEISSMALDILSAVGTFKMRHMPDVPVRIRIGLHSGPCVAGVVGLTMPRYCLFGDTVNTASRMESTGMPYRIHLSHSTAKILVDLREGYQVQLRGKTELKGKGMEETYWLVGRDSFTKPLPVPPELKSGKMAHGLQMEEINRHKQKKAEQQLAKKNK; encoded by the exons ATGCTCCGGCAGCTTTACCAGCTTCACAGTTCACTGCATGAGTGGGCATCAACCTATCTGACAACCCCAGTCCTCACAGAAGCCAagttcccctcccctccccatggaGCCTGGCTACTGTGGTTCCTGCTGGCATGCCTAAGTGTGCCCTGtgcagctagatctacttctaCTGTGTTCAAGGTAGGGGTAGTTGGACCGTGGAAATGTGACCCTCTGTTTGCTAAGGCACTGCCCCAGACGGCAGCGCAGCTAGCTGTGGAGAGGATCAACAATGACCCCTCACTGTCCCTGGGCACCACCTTTGAGTATGTCATCATTGACGAGGACTGCCAGACATCCATGGCACTCAAGGGTTTCTTAGGTCACTACGCACGGGCTAATGCCTTCCTGGGCCCTGTCAACCCTGGCTACTGTGATGCAGCCTCTTTACTGGCCAACAACTGGAACAAGGCCCTGTTCTCTTGGACCTGTGTGAACTACGAGCTGGACGACCGAAGTAGGCACCTTACTTTCGCCCGCACGGTGCCCTCGCCCACCTGGGTGCTGCTCAGCCTGGTGAGACACTTCCGCTGGGCACACATAGGGATCATCTCCTCGGCTGAGGATGTGTGGGTGGACACAGGCAGCAAGGTCGCTGACGCTCTGCGGAGCTACGGCCTCCCTGTCACCACCGTGGTCTCCACAGACAAGGACCCTGCCAGCATACGACTGGCTCTGACTAGGGTCAAAAGGGCAGAAAACATCCGCA TGGTGATCCTCTGCATGCACTCTGTGCTGATTGGAGGACACATCCAGAGGTTGCTGTTGGAGACTGCTCTGGACATGCACCTGACGGACGGTTCCCTGGTGTTCATCCCCTACGACACACTGCTCTACAGCCTGCCCTACAGGGATGTCCGCTACCCAGCCCTCATCAACAACGGCAAGCTGCGGAGAGCATACGACGCTGTCCTGACCGTCACCATGGACTCAGAGGAGAACTCATTCTACAAGGCCTACCAGAAGACTGTGAATGTTGGGGGGGTTCCCAGACACATCAAGCTCCACCAG ATTTCTCCTCTGTTTGGTACCATCTACAGCTCGATCCTCTTCATGGCTAACGCTCTGCAGAATGTTCGTGATGCTGGGGAGTGGAGGTCTGGAGCCAACCTGGTGCGCCACTCCAGGAACATGGCTTTCTATGGTTTCAGCCAGCGTGTCCGCACCAACGGTTCCGGGGCCAGCTTGTTGAAGTATGTGGTGCTGGACACAGATGGGCAGTCCTGGCCTCTGCTGCCCACCCACTGTGTGGACCTGGAGGCTGGGATGGTGATGTCTCTGGGCCGCAGCATCCACTTCCCAGGGGGGGTCCAACCCAGCCCAGACTCTAGCTGCTGGTTCATTCCAGGCACCTTATGCACAGGAG GAGGAGTGGATCCATTCCATCTTATCATAGTCTTCCTGTGTATCCTTTTGACCATTATCTTCTCAAGTGGACTCTACTACTGTATAAG GAGGCGTATCAACCAGATTAGTTTAGTCAGGGGTCCTGACAAGATCATGCTAACCCTGGCAGATGTGATCTTCATCAACCCCTCACTCAGTAATAAG AAGCTAAGTTTAGATGAGAGCAAAGTGGGTGATATGCGTAGGAAACCCTCAGACACGGATCGTCAGAGCCTCTCTACTCCCTTCTCTGACTCCACCGTCACCCCGGCAACCTATGCAAACTCCAACATAGCCATCTTTGAG GGAGACTGGGCTTGGATGAAAAGACTCCCGTCTGGAAACTTTAAAGCCATTACTCCCCAGACCAGTGACGTCTTTGAGTTG ATGAAGGACATACGACACGAGAACGTCAACCTCTTCCTGGGGTTTTTCCTTGACTGTGGTGTTTTCGGCATCATGACAGAGTATTGCTCACGTAGCAGCTTGCAGGACTTGCTAAGCAATAGTGACGTTAAGCTGGACTGGATGTTTAAGACCTCCCTGTTATTGGACCTTATCAAG GGCATGAAGTACCTCCACCTCCGAGGTGTTTGTCATGGACGACTCAAGTCTCGGAACTGCGTAGTGGATGGTCGCTTTGTGCTCAAGCTCACAGACTACGGCTACAACAAGATTTTGATGGCACAAAGATTCCCATATGAAGATCCCTCCGCAGAAG AGCTGCTGTGGACGGCCCCTGAGATCCTACGGAGCCCTCACCCAGGGCTGTGCGGCACCCAGCTAGGGGACGTCTACAGCTTCGCCATCATCATGCAGGAGGTGGTGCTGCGGGGACCTCCCTTCTGTATGCTGGACCTGTCTGCTGAAG atgtcatccagaaggtgaggaaTTCTCCACCACTGTGCCGCCCTGTGGTATCACCAGACCACGCCCCCCTGGAGTGTATCCAGCTGATGAAACAGTGCTGGAACGAACAGGCAGATAGGCGGCCGCACTTCAATGACATCTTTGACCAG TTTAAGAACATCAACAAAGGGAGGAAGACCAACATTATAGACTCCATGCTGCGGATGCTGGAGCAGTACTCCTCTAACCTGGAGGAGCTGATCAGAGAGAGGACCGAGGAGCTGGAGATAGAGAAACTGAAGACTGAGAAACTACTCACTCAGATGCTGCCTCC ATCTGTTGCAGACGTCCTGAAGGTTGGCGGTACTGTGGAACCGGAGCATTTTGAAAATGTAACACTTTACTTCAGCGACATAGTAGGTTTCACCACAATCTCTGCCAACAGCGAGCCTATCGAAGTGGTGGACCTCCTCAATGACCTATATACTCTATTTGACGCCATCATTGGCAATCATGATGTATACAAG GTGGAGACAATAGGAGATGCATACATGGTGGCGTCCGGCCTACCTGTTCCCAATGGAAACCGTCATGCTGCAGAGATATCCAGCATGGCCCTGGACATCCTGAGTGCTGTTGGCACCTTCAAGATGAGACACATGCCGGATGTACCTGTTCGCATACGCATTGGACTGCACTCAG gtcCATGTGTTGCTGGGGTGGTAGGCCTCACCATGCCCAGGTACTGTCTGTTTGGTGATACAGTCAACACAGCCTCCAGGATGGAATCCACAGGAATGC CATACCGAATCCATTTGAGCCATAGCACAGCAAAGATCCTGGTGGATCTGAGAGAAGGCTACCAAGTTCAACTTCGTGGAAAGACAGAGCTCAAG GGGAAAGGAATGGAGGAGACCTACTGGCTGGTTGGAAGGGACAGTTTCACCAAACCCCTGCCTGTGCCACCTGAGCTTAAGTCAGG GAAAATGGCTCATGGCTTGCAGATGGAGGAGATCAACCGACACAAGCAGAAGAAAGCGGAACAACAACTTGCCAAGAAGAATAAATGA
- the si:ch73-362m14.2 gene encoding NHS-like protein 2, whose protein sequence is MENRALMYTSQAWKGPKGSTFSPNWDNTSYQPNIMMSPCPDVVKSPCQHAAKIYHPPEASVTSQFQQVGPYASTGLSAMANTASRRGERECYIVNPIQNEETVLPVHNPEFRGRSFSAATASNSITSRSRCDSYVHLCPDNSSEDISRGDSSPLSPDVSPDHGGPRSRSHSIILRKTRRRPAPPTRSVSLRRDSASQLRDNRTKSLYMDRDTATQDSFLPDLILISTPRTEEVLCLEQSPAQPVQALVGPPVNNNGQLREVRSTDPCSSMSSSGPAMVITGNEDKKAPSWSDSVRPSPPLRHPPSLTCKQSTFLPPAPVSPSNGKSRSQCETSPPPILTSAITGPSPLGCRMRPKSSTSPTSPRASNSRLRLSLELPGIVPLPDPTLVKSKATRRHSESSGTTKPRQRLSSSMMVMPVVTQEDLSNVRLRSVSSSDSDKGLEGSPEVIREEEQEQELESWPLVHHSPKAKPPVATKPPAHKWPPIHMVKSSSISTQFSETLPASPRERQGDMFMVERRVKPKRSHQPPRVASDGVMFQRQQAVDRQQYDVTDSHPPPASCHSETRNVRRTSLTSTTSLQAELDRKKKLVPPPVAKKPDVLFMPSISSLGQESTRSHVWSGLSGAYQAPASAYQPPTTGYQVTASGYQVTASVYRDRDFTGQDCNHNRIRDGFFPDENSEERRAMPQMRTLCLGEQEEEELDHNSSQPTTEDLFTIIHRSKKKLLGRKETADSTGSRQGYGSPIKGTPRVVQKSSSKNDNFMAFLQRRRSNKPSSGERLSASELLKNTKPLAGQP, encoded by the exons ATGGAGAACAGGGCCCTGATGTATACCAGTCAGGCCTGGAAGGGGCCCAAAGGGTCCACCTTCTCCCCCAACTGGGACAACACATCATACCAACCAAACATCATGATGTCCCCTTGTCCTGACGTGGTGAAGTCCCCATGCCAGCATGCTGCCAAGATATACCACCCCCCAGAAGCCTCTGTGACCTCCCAGTTCCAGCAGGTTGGCCCCTATGCCTCCACTGGATTGTCTGCCATGGCTAACACTGCCAGTAGAAGGGGTGAAAGGGAGTGTTATATAGTTAACCCCATTCAAAATGAGGAGACGGTCCTGCCAGTACACAACCCTGAGTTTCGCGGTCGCTCCTTCTCTGCAGCCACTGCCTCAAACTCAATTACTTCCAGAAGCAGATGTGACAGCTACGTCCACCTATGCCCTGACAACAGCTCAGAGGACATTAGTAGAGGCGACAGCTCCCCGTTGAGCCCAGACGTCTCCCCTGATCACGGTGGTCCACGGTCGCGGTCCCACAGCATCATCCTgaggaagacgaggaggaggCCGGCGCCGCCAACCCGTAGCgtgtccctgaggagagactccGCCTCCCAGCTCAGAGACAACAGGACCAAGAGCCTCTACATGGACAGAGACACAGCTACCCAAGACTCCTTCTTGCCTGACCTCATCCTCATCTCCACACCCAGGACAGAGGAGGTACTGTGCCTGGAGCAGTCCCCTGCTCAGCCTGTacaggctctggttgggccaccaGTCAACAATAATGGGCAGCTACGTGAAGTAAGATCAACTGACCCCTGCTCTTCAATGTCAAGCTCAGGTCCTGCTATGGTCATTACTGGAAATGAGGACAAAAAAGCCCCCAGCTGGTCAGATTCGGTCAGACCCTCCCCCCCCTTGCGACACCCTCCATCTCTAACTTGTAAACAGTCCACCTTCCTACCACCTGCCCCAGTCTCCCCCTCCAATGGCAAGTCCAGATCTCAGTGTGAGACTTCCCCCCCTCCTATCCTCACGTCTGCCATCACTGGACCCTCCCCCCTGGGCTGCAGGATGCGCCCCAAGTCCTCCACCTCACCCACCTCCCCCAGAGCCAGCAACAGCAGGCTACGGCTGTCCCTGGAGTTGCCAGGGATTGTCCCTCTCCCAGACCCGACGTTGGTCAAATCTAAAGCCACGCGGCGTCACTCCGAGTCCTCTGGCACTACCAAACCCAGACAGAGGCTGAGCTCCAGCATGATGGTGATGCCTGTGGTGACCCAGGAGGATCTCAGCAATGTTCGTTTACGTTCCGTCAGCAGCTCAGATTCAGACAAAGGCCTGGAGGGCTCACCTGAAGTCAtcagggaggaggagcaggaacaggagctGGAGAGCTGGCCATTGGTCCACCACAGTCCTAAAGCTAAACCACCTGTTGCTACTAAGCCACCCGCACACAAATGGCCACCGATACATATGGTAAAGTCCTCCTCAATCTCTACACAGTTCTCAGAGACCCTTCCTGCCTCACCAAGAGAGAGGCAAGGGGACATGTTTATGGTGGAAAGAAGAGTGAAGCCTAAGAGGTCACATCAGCCTCCTCGTGTTGCCAGTGATGGGGTTATGTTTCAGAGGCAGCAAGCTGTAGACAGACAGCAGTATGATGTGACTGACTCACACCCACCACCTGCCTCCTGCCATTCAGAGACCAGGAACGTGAGAAGGACCTCTCTCACCAGCACCACATCTCTTCAAGCTGAACTAGATAGGAAGAAGAAGTTGGTTCCCCCTCCAGTCGCAAAGAAACCCGATGTCCTCTTCATGCCCTCCATCAGCTCACTGGGACAGGAGAGCACCAGGAGCCATGTCTGGTCTGGGCTCAGTGGTGCTTACCAGGCTCCTGCCAGTGCATACCAGCCTCCTACCACTGGTTACCAGGTTACTGCCAGTGGTTACCAGGTTACTGCCAGTgtttacagagacagagactttaCTGGACAAGATTGCAACCATAACAGGATAAGAGATG GATTTTTCCCAGATGAGAACAGTGAAGAGCGGAGGGCAATGCCTCAGATGAGAACACTGTGCCTcggggagcaggaggaggaagagttgGACCACAACTCCTCACAGCCAACTACTGAGGACCTATTCACCATCATACACAG GTCAAAGAAGAAACTCCTGGGACGTAAAGAAACAGCTGACAGCACTGGGAGCAGGCAGGGTTACGGATCCCCCATTAAAGGCACCCCGAGGGTCGTCCAGAAGTCAAGCTCCAAAAATGACAACttcatggcttttctacagaggaggaggagcaatAAACCCAGCTCTGGGGAGAGACTGTCAGCCTCTGAACTACTGAAGAATACTAAACCATTGGCCGGCCAACCGTAG
- the LOC109873857 gene encoding retinal guanylyl cyclase 2-like isoform X1 codes for MLRQLYQLHSSLHEWASTYLTTPVLTEAKFPSPPHGAWLLWFLLACLSVPCAARSTSTVFKVGVVGPWKCDPLFAKALPQTAAQLAVERINNDPSLSLGTTFEYVIIDEDCQTSMALKGFLGHYARANAFLGPVNPGYCDAASLLANNWNKALFSWTCVNYELDDRSRHLTFARTVPSPTWVLLSLVRHFRWAHIGIISSAEDVWVDTGSKVADALRSYGLPVTTVVSTDKDPASIRLALTRVKRAENIRMVILCMHSVLIGGHIQRLLLETALDMHLTDGSLVFIPYDTLLYSLPYRDVRYPALINNGKLRRAYDAVLTVTMDSEENSFYKAYQKTVNVGGVPRHIKLHQISPLFGTIYSSILFMANALQNVRDAGEWRSGANLVRHSRNMAFYGFSQRVRTNGSGASLLKYVVLDTDGQSWPLLPTHCVDLEAGMVMSLGRSIHFPGGVQPSPDSSCWFIPGTLCTGGGVDPFHLIIVFLCILLTIIFSSGLYYCIRRRINQISLVRGPDKIMLTLADVIFINPSLSNKKLSLDESKVGDMRRKPSDTDRQSLSTPFSDSTVTPATYANSNIAIFEGDWAWMKRLPSGNFKAITPQTSDVFELMKDIRHENVNLFLGFFLDCGVFGIMTEYCSRSSLQDLLSNSDVKLDWMFKTSLLLDLIKGMKYLHLRGVCHGRLKSRNCVVDGRFVLKLTDYGYNKILMAQRFPYEDPSAEELLWTAPEILRSPHPGLCGTQLGDVYSFAIIMQEVVLRGPPFCMLDLSAEDVIQKVRNSPPLCRPVVSPDHAPLECIQLMKQCWNEQADRRPHFNDIFDQFKNINKGRKTNIIDSMLRMLEQYSSNLEELIRERTEELEIEKLKTEKLLTQMLPPSVADVLKVGGTVEPEHFENVTLYFSDIVGFTTISANSEPIEVVDLLNDLYTLFDAIIGNHDVYKVETIGDAYMVASGLPVPNGNRHAAEISSMALDILSAVGTFKMRHMPDVPVRIRIGLHSGPCVAGVVGLTMPRYCLFGDTVNTASRMESTGMPYRIHLSHSTAKILVDLREGYQVQLRGKTELKGKGMEETYWLVGRDSFTKPLPVPPELKSGTKTAKDLKHLLQKAVRRLFTVRTVTLTLAAGLDEDNVMMHHH; via the exons ATGCTCCGGCAGCTTTACCAGCTTCACAGTTCACTGCATGAGTGGGCATCAACCTATCTGACAACCCCAGTCCTCACAGAAGCCAagttcccctcccctccccatggaGCCTGGCTACTGTGGTTCCTGCTGGCATGCCTAAGTGTGCCCTGtgcagctagatctacttctaCTGTGTTCAAGGTAGGGGTAGTTGGACCGTGGAAATGTGACCCTCTGTTTGCTAAGGCACTGCCCCAGACGGCAGCGCAGCTAGCTGTGGAGAGGATCAACAATGACCCCTCACTGTCCCTGGGCACCACCTTTGAGTATGTCATCATTGACGAGGACTGCCAGACATCCATGGCACTCAAGGGTTTCTTAGGTCACTACGCACGGGCTAATGCCTTCCTGGGCCCTGTCAACCCTGGCTACTGTGATGCAGCCTCTTTACTGGCCAACAACTGGAACAAGGCCCTGTTCTCTTGGACCTGTGTGAACTACGAGCTGGACGACCGAAGTAGGCACCTTACTTTCGCCCGCACGGTGCCCTCGCCCACCTGGGTGCTGCTCAGCCTGGTGAGACACTTCCGCTGGGCACACATAGGGATCATCTCCTCGGCTGAGGATGTGTGGGTGGACACAGGCAGCAAGGTCGCTGACGCTCTGCGGAGCTACGGCCTCCCTGTCACCACCGTGGTCTCCACAGACAAGGACCCTGCCAGCATACGACTGGCTCTGACTAGGGTCAAAAGGGCAGAAAACATCCGCA TGGTGATCCTCTGCATGCACTCTGTGCTGATTGGAGGACACATCCAGAGGTTGCTGTTGGAGACTGCTCTGGACATGCACCTGACGGACGGTTCCCTGGTGTTCATCCCCTACGACACACTGCTCTACAGCCTGCCCTACAGGGATGTCCGCTACCCAGCCCTCATCAACAACGGCAAGCTGCGGAGAGCATACGACGCTGTCCTGACCGTCACCATGGACTCAGAGGAGAACTCATTCTACAAGGCCTACCAGAAGACTGTGAATGTTGGGGGGGTTCCCAGACACATCAAGCTCCACCAG ATTTCTCCTCTGTTTGGTACCATCTACAGCTCGATCCTCTTCATGGCTAACGCTCTGCAGAATGTTCGTGATGCTGGGGAGTGGAGGTCTGGAGCCAACCTGGTGCGCCACTCCAGGAACATGGCTTTCTATGGTTTCAGCCAGCGTGTCCGCACCAACGGTTCCGGGGCCAGCTTGTTGAAGTATGTGGTGCTGGACACAGATGGGCAGTCCTGGCCTCTGCTGCCCACCCACTGTGTGGACCTGGAGGCTGGGATGGTGATGTCTCTGGGCCGCAGCATCCACTTCCCAGGGGGGGTCCAACCCAGCCCAGACTCTAGCTGCTGGTTCATTCCAGGCACCTTATGCACAGGAG GAGGAGTGGATCCATTCCATCTTATCATAGTCTTCCTGTGTATCCTTTTGACCATTATCTTCTCAAGTGGACTCTACTACTGTATAAG GAGGCGTATCAACCAGATTAGTTTAGTCAGGGGTCCTGACAAGATCATGCTAACCCTGGCAGATGTGATCTTCATCAACCCCTCACTCAGTAATAAG AAGCTAAGTTTAGATGAGAGCAAAGTGGGTGATATGCGTAGGAAACCCTCAGACACGGATCGTCAGAGCCTCTCTACTCCCTTCTCTGACTCCACCGTCACCCCGGCAACCTATGCAAACTCCAACATAGCCATCTTTGAG GGAGACTGGGCTTGGATGAAAAGACTCCCGTCTGGAAACTTTAAAGCCATTACTCCCCAGACCAGTGACGTCTTTGAGTTG ATGAAGGACATACGACACGAGAACGTCAACCTCTTCCTGGGGTTTTTCCTTGACTGTGGTGTTTTCGGCATCATGACAGAGTATTGCTCACGTAGCAGCTTGCAGGACTTGCTAAGCAATAGTGACGTTAAGCTGGACTGGATGTTTAAGACCTCCCTGTTATTGGACCTTATCAAG GGCATGAAGTACCTCCACCTCCGAGGTGTTTGTCATGGACGACTCAAGTCTCGGAACTGCGTAGTGGATGGTCGCTTTGTGCTCAAGCTCACAGACTACGGCTACAACAAGATTTTGATGGCACAAAGATTCCCATATGAAGATCCCTCCGCAGAAG AGCTGCTGTGGACGGCCCCTGAGATCCTACGGAGCCCTCACCCAGGGCTGTGCGGCACCCAGCTAGGGGACGTCTACAGCTTCGCCATCATCATGCAGGAGGTGGTGCTGCGGGGACCTCCCTTCTGTATGCTGGACCTGTCTGCTGAAG atgtcatccagaaggtgaggaaTTCTCCACCACTGTGCCGCCCTGTGGTATCACCAGACCACGCCCCCCTGGAGTGTATCCAGCTGATGAAACAGTGCTGGAACGAACAGGCAGATAGGCGGCCGCACTTCAATGACATCTTTGACCAG TTTAAGAACATCAACAAAGGGAGGAAGACCAACATTATAGACTCCATGCTGCGGATGCTGGAGCAGTACTCCTCTAACCTGGAGGAGCTGATCAGAGAGAGGACCGAGGAGCTGGAGATAGAGAAACTGAAGACTGAGAAACTACTCACTCAGATGCTGCCTCC ATCTGTTGCAGACGTCCTGAAGGTTGGCGGTACTGTGGAACCGGAGCATTTTGAAAATGTAACACTTTACTTCAGCGACATAGTAGGTTTCACCACAATCTCTGCCAACAGCGAGCCTATCGAAGTGGTGGACCTCCTCAATGACCTATATACTCTATTTGACGCCATCATTGGCAATCATGATGTATACAAG GTGGAGACAATAGGAGATGCATACATGGTGGCGTCCGGCCTACCTGTTCCCAATGGAAACCGTCATGCTGCAGAGATATCCAGCATGGCCCTGGACATCCTGAGTGCTGTTGGCACCTTCAAGATGAGACACATGCCGGATGTACCTGTTCGCATACGCATTGGACTGCACTCAG gtcCATGTGTTGCTGGGGTGGTAGGCCTCACCATGCCCAGGTACTGTCTGTTTGGTGATACAGTCAACACAGCCTCCAGGATGGAATCCACAGGAATGC CATACCGAATCCATTTGAGCCATAGCACAGCAAAGATCCTGGTGGATCTGAGAGAAGGCTACCAAGTTCAACTTCGTGGAAAGACAGAGCTCAAG GGGAAAGGAATGGAGGAGACCTACTGGCTGGTTGGAAGGGACAGTTTCACCAAACCCCTGCCTGTGCCACCTGAGCTTAAGTCAGG AACGAAGACAGCGAAGGACTTAAAGCATCTCCTGCAGAAAGCGGTGAGGAGGCTCTTCACTGTGCGGACAGTGACTCTGACTCTGGCAGCAGGTTTGGACGAGGACAATGTGATGATGCATCATCACTGA